The following coding sequences lie in one Mercenaria mercenaria strain notata chromosome 5, MADL_Memer_1, whole genome shotgun sequence genomic window:
- the LOC128556973 gene encoding uncharacterized protein LOC128556973, protein MDIYNLPRDRVKDTLKSPPARHVSVSDSYTVSMLSVRDPVADDESDVSVTESGDDTEYLAEASFAGDADEHIKDPCAICFTNRNYSKKATHFCSDCGLLGHFLCEQCLGFHKKFTNHKAVKSFVAAKYKRGGNMTDTQKELDNERESVKVAKREVSERNTKIKELAVDLQTANVQLKVLRFKLQLTEDMK, encoded by the exons atgGATATCTACAACCTACCCCGGGACCGTGTTAAAGACACGCTGAAGAGCCCACCAGCGAGACATGTGTCAGTGAGTGATTCCTACACTGTGTCAATGTTAAGTGTGAGGGATCCTGTCGCAGACGACGAATCGGATGTGAGTGTAACAGAAAGCGGAGACGACACGGAGTATCTAGCGGAAGCCTCGTTTGCAGGGGACGCGGATGAACACATCAAAGACCCTTGTGCAATTTGTTTTACAAATCGTAACTACTCTAAGAAAGCTACACATTTCTGCAGCGACTGCGGACTTCTTGGGCACTTCCTGTGCGAGCAGTGTTTGGGATTTCATAAGAAGTTTACCAACCACAAGGCTGTTAAATCGTTTGTAGCCGCAAAATACAAAAGAGG tGGTAATATGACAGACACTCAGAAAGAGCTTGATAATGAAAGAGAAAGTGTTAAGGTCGCCAAACGGGAAGTTAGTGAAAGGAACACAAAAAT CAAAGAATTAGCAGTGGACCTGCAAACAGCCAATGTTCAGTTGAAAGTATTGCGTTTTAAGCTACAG ttgACAGAAGACATGAAATAA